A genomic region of Fodinisporobacter ferrooxydans contains the following coding sequences:
- a CDS encoding DsbA family oxidoreductase produces MIGKVPLDQLAKERNIEVKWKAFELRPEGVEVPPKPPEYMARAKAGVEALSKQYGIEMKWNDKSPHSRLALEGAKFAEEYGKGNVYHDKVFAAQFQQQKNINDRNVLVDIATEIGLDPEKFREALETRRYRSLVIQEHEEARQMGITGIPCFIVGNRGVMGVQSYESLKRLLDGTIE; encoded by the coding sequence ATGATCGGGAAAGTCCCGCTTGACCAGTTGGCCAAGGAACGAAATATCGAAGTGAAATGGAAGGCGTTTGAATTAAGGCCAGAAGGAGTAGAAGTCCCACCGAAACCACCGGAATATATGGCCCGTGCAAAAGCGGGCGTTGAAGCGCTTTCCAAACAATATGGCATCGAGATGAAATGGAACGATAAAAGTCCCCATTCCAGACTTGCACTGGAAGGTGCCAAATTCGCGGAAGAGTATGGAAAGGGAAATGTGTATCACGATAAAGTATTTGCCGCTCAGTTTCAACAGCAAAAAAACATCAATGATCGAAATGTACTGGTGGACATTGCTACGGAAATTGGATTGGATCCGGAGAAATTTCGGGAAGCGCTTGAAACAAGGCGTTATCGCTCGTTGGTTATTCAAGAGCATGAAGAAGCGAGGCAAATGGGAATAACCGGAATCCCTTGTTTTATAGTTGGCAATCGCGGAGTCATGGGGGTACAAAGTTATGAATCGCTCAAGCGTCTTCTTGATGGAACTATAGAATAA
- a CDS encoding PIN domain-containing protein: MSSISYKLPKAFLDTTVLCGALRTDGLNRQLLFLARGSMYYQPVISKVCLFEMYNVALTRGLQGVTYSIEDLDDFMEDVVYPLLEEHNVVNSRVGRYSFVSRLHANRPTGEVLVELTGRTHEEAITIIKSQGMNQPLTTYDPDDLHVWLAAIDENCDYIVTSNTHRFPEQIGRIRRIHPREFIYGILTIE, from the coding sequence ATGAGTTCAATCTCATATAAGCTGCCAAAGGCATTTTTAGATACAACGGTATTATGCGGCGCACTGCGAACAGATGGGCTCAATCGACAATTGTTGTTCTTGGCACGGGGTTCCATGTATTATCAACCGGTGATTTCGAAAGTATGTCTATTCGAAATGTACAACGTAGCACTTACTCGTGGGTTACAAGGTGTAACATATTCCATTGAGGACCTCGATGACTTTATGGAAGATGTGGTTTATCCCTTACTGGAAGAACATAATGTCGTAAATTCCCGTGTCGGGAGATACAGCTTTGTTTCAAGGCTCCATGCAAATCGGCCAACCGGAGAGGTTTTAGTCGAGCTAACGGGGCGTACTCATGAAGAAGCAATAACAATCATTAAAAGTCAAGGGATGAATCAACCGTTAACCACCTACGATCCTGATGATCTGCATGTATGGTTAGCGGCAATCGACGAAAATTGTGACTATATTGTCACAAGCAACACCCATCGTTTTCCGGAACAAATTGGTCGTATTCGTCGAATTCATCCAAGAGAATTTATATATGGTATTTTAACAATTGAATAA